Below is a window of Comamonadaceae bacterium M7527 DNA.
GGTGTTTGTCAGCGCAGCCAGTTACGTGCCCAACCCAACACAAGCGCTTCATGCTTTTTGCCACGCCATACCCAACACTTGGCATCAAATGAGCGTCATGCTCAGCGCTGCCAGTGCGCTGACTTGGGCCAAAGACGTACTGAACTTGCCAGATGAGGCGGCACTGTTAGCCTTGGCCGCCACGCTGAGTGAGCAACAACGCGAAACAGCGCCGTTGTTTTTACCCTACCTCAGCGGCGAGCGCTCACCGCACAACAACGCGCACGCCAGCGGCGTATGGTTCGGCATGACACGCGCACACACCAATGCGCACTTGGCTTACGCCGTGGCTGAGGGCGTGGGCTTTGGTCTGGCTGACGGCTTGCGCACCCTGCAACAACCCACCCCCACTGAGCTATCAGTGGTAGGGGGCGGCACACGATCTGCTTGGTGGCTGCAACTGCTGGCCAACATCATGCAAACCACACTCACCCTGCACAGCGGCGCACAAACGGGGGCGGCCTTGGGCGCAGCACGCTTGGGCTGGCTGGCTCACATTGGCGATACACCCGCCAACATTGCCATGGTGTGCACCACACCGCCAGTGGCGCAGACTTTTTCGCCCAATCGCGCTGCGCATGACCACTTGCAAACGCGTTTTGCCAGGTTTCAAACCTTGTACGCAGCGCTAAAGCCTTTGATGGTGGGTGGCGAGGCGGCTCACGGCCAAGGCTAAGTCTTCTTGGGGCGCGCCCAATTGGCAATGCTCAATTGCTTGCCCCGGGCCACACTCAAGGCAGCAGGCGCGGTGTCTTTGGTGATGGTGGAGCCTGCGCCTACGGTGCCGCCTGCGCCTATGGTGACGGGCGCGACCAACACGCAGTTGCTACCCACATGCACATCGGCCTCGATAACGGTTTTGTGCTTGTTGGCACCGTCGTAGTTGGCAGTAATGCTGCCCGCGCCATAGTTCACGCGCTCGCCCACCTGGGCATCGCCAAGATAGGCCAAGTGGTTGGCTTTGGCGCCGGCGGCCAGGCTTGAGTTTTTCACCTCGACAAAGTTGCCAATGTGCACGTCAGCACCCAGTTGTGCGCCTGGGCGCAAACGTGCGAATGGGCCTACCAATGCACCTGTGCCAACGCTCGCACCAGCTCGCTCGCCGTCAATGTGGGTAAAGGGATTTATGACAGCGTTGTCGGCAATGGCACAGTTGGCAATCACGCAGTTGGCGCCAATGCGCACATTGCTGCCAATGGTGACGTCGCCGTAAAACACGCAGTTCACGTCAATATCCACGTCTTGCCCCACCTTCAAGTGGCCACGTATATCAATGCGTGCAGGGTCTGCCAAACGCACACCCTCGCGCATCAGCGCATCGGCCTTGAGGCCCTGGTAGGTGCGCTCCAGCTCAGCGAGCTGCTGCGGGCTGTTCACGCCAGCCACTTGCCAAGCGTGGTCTATGCAGTGCGCGGCCACGCCCAAGTTGTCGGCAACGGCCATGGCCACCACGTCGGTGAGGTAGTACTCACCCTGGGCGTTGTTGTTGGTCAAGCGCCCCAATGCTGCCTTGAGCCACTTTGACGGCACCGCCATGATGCCGCTGTACACCTCGGTCACAGCGCGTTGCGCATCGGTGGCGTCTTTTTCTTCCACAATGGCTTGCACCTCACCATTGGCGTTGCGCAGCACACGCCCATAGCCCGTGGGGTTTGCCAAACGCACGCTCAGCAATGCCATGGTGTTGTGGTTGGCCAGCACTGTAAGCGCTTGCAAGGTGTGCGCCTGGGTGAGTGGCACATCGCCAGACAGCACCAGGGTCAGGCCATCGTCTGCCAATGCGGGTATAGCCTGTTGCACCGCATGACCTGTGCCCATCTGGGGCTGCTGCAGCACGCATTGGGTAGGCAGCGTTGCCGCCCTCGCCTGCACGGCGGCTTGCACCAGCTCGGCCTGATGGCCTGTTACCACCACGGCGCTGCGCGCCTGAAGACCTTGCGCGCAGTCCAGTACATGGTCCAGCAAAGCGCGTCCGGCCAGTAACTGCAATACTTTTGGTTTGGCACTGCGCATGCGCGTGCCTTTGCCTCCAGCCATCACCACCACGTCCAGGGGCAAGTGTTGTGGTGGTGTAACTGACGATGAACTTGATTGAGACGACATGAACTGGCTTTCAGGCTCTAAACAACGGCACACGCGCCGCAGCACAATTGGCATTATCGCGGCTCGCGCCAGCATGCTATTTGCCGCCCTGCTATTGGCAGGCTGCAGCGCCATAGGCCTGGCCTACCAACAACTGCCCAACCTGAGTTACTGGTGGCTGGACGACTACTTTGACTTCAACTCGGCGCAAAGCGCACAAGTGCGCAACGGACTGGACCGCGTGGCCCAGTGGCACCAGCAAACCCAGCCAGAGCTATACGCCCAACTGCTAGACCAAGCCAGTGCAATGGCCACCACAAACTTTACCGCACAGCAAGCCTGCCAGTGGTTGAGCGACGCCACCCAACGCGCCAACGACATAGCCGCTCAGGTAGCGCCCTTGGCTGTACCCATCATGGCCAGTCTTGAGCCCAGGCAGCTTGCCCACTACCAAGCCTACATAGACCAGCGCAACGCCCAATGGCGCGATGAGCAGCTGGATGGCACACCACAGGACCGCTTGAACTTCAGGCTTGAGCGCAGCGTCAAGCAGCTCAAGCGCTTTTACGGCAGCGTCACCTCAGAGCAAGAGGCCAATGTTGCACAGTTGCTGGCGGCCAGCGACTACCAACCCGAGCAAGGCTTTGAGCGCAGACTGGCCAACCAGGCCCGTGTCTACGCCTGGCTGCAAGACGTATCTGGCGCACAAGCCGACAGCCATGCCCAACACGCACAAGCGCTGCAAACACTGTGGGCCACCAGCATGCAATGGCCTGCCGCGCGACAACTGCGCTGGTGCCAGCAGTTGGTAGATATTCACAACATCATGACGCCTGCGCAACAACAAACGGCCAGAGACACACTGGCCGCCTATGCAAGAGACCTGCGAGACTTGAAATAGCAGGCTTTGACGTGGTCACAGCAAGCTGAAGTGACCACGCTTGCTAGCCCTGCAACGCATCCCACATCTCTTTGTCGCGCGCAGCGGTCCAAATGCGTGGGTGCTTAATGCCTTGGGCTTCGTCAAAGGCGCGGGTCACGTCAAAAGGCAAGCAGTGCTCATAAATAAACACATGGCCAAAAACAGGGTCCATGGCTTTGCGGGTGTGGGCCATGGCGGCTTTGAGGTCCATCTTTTGTGCGGCGGCTTCCTGGCCGCACTTGAACAAGGTTTGTACCCAGCGCTTGGTGTAGTCCAAGGCTTTGTTCACGTCGGCGTTGCCCTTCATGGCCTGGCCGCGTCCGGGCACCAGGGCTTTGGCGTTGAGTGCGCGCAAGGCCTCTAGCGTGGCCGGCCACTCCTCTAGCTGTGCGTCACCGGTGTAAACGCCCGCCTCATATTCCACCAAGTCACCGCTGTACAGCACGCCCTCTTCTTCTACCCAGGCAATGGTGTCACCTTTGGTGTGGCCTGGGCCTGGGTGCCACACTTTTACGCGCACACCGCCCAAGTCCAGCGTGATAGCACCGGGCACTTCGCCTGCCACGGGGTTGCCGCCGCCCACCACCAAAGTGGGCCACGTCAAGCCAGGCACAGAATCTGCACCTTGGAATAAACGCGGAAAGCGCTCCATCTCGCTTTGCATATCTTGCGCCCCACGCTCGCGGATCAGCTCTAGCGTGCCTTGGCTGGCAATCACTTCTGTTGCGCCCTCAGCCTTGTAGGCGCTTGCGCCCAATACACGCACAGCATGGTAGTGCGTGAGCAATACATACTTGATTGGCTTGTCGCTTACCGTGCGGATGTTGGCAATCAAGTCTTGCGCCATGGCCGGCGTGGCGGTGGTGTCGCACACCATGATGGCATCGTCGCCAATAATCACACCGCTGTTGGGGTCACCCTCGGCGGTATAGGCCCAGCAATGGGCAGACAACTGCTCAAAGGTGATGGTTTTGGCATCAAGGTCGGCCTGGCTGGCGAATGCTTTACTCATGGTTACTCCACTCAAAATTGGCTGGCGTCAACAAAGCACACAGTTTAACTAATCGAAACCAATTACGCATTGGTAAATTCAAGCAGACGTGTGTTTCGCCTCGCCCAAGCCGCCTTCAATCATGCGCACGACCTCTTCGGCAAAGTTGGCGTAGCTCAACGGGCCACCTGGACGCAGCCAGGTAAACGTCCAGTTGATCATGCCAAACAGCATCATGGTCAAGGCCGTCTCATTGGCTTTGGTCACACGCTTGGGGTAGGCCCGCTTTAAAAAGCGGGTGAACGCAGCCACAACATCGCGCTGGCGTTTGCGTATATGGTCAAACTGCGTGGGGCTTAAAAACTTGGTGTCGGCCAACAGCGAGGTATGGCGTGTGGCTGAGTTTTCGTATTCGGTCAAGAACACCCGAATCAACTCGTGCAAGGCCTCAGTCTCTGACAGGTTACGCCGCTGTGCGCGCGCCTCGGTCTCTCCTACCAAGGCCAACAGGTGTTGGGTGTAGCGGTCCAGCAAGTCAAACAATATCGCCTCTTTACCCTCGTAGTAGTGGTACAGGCGGGCCTTGCTGGTGCCACAGGCCAAGGCAATATCGTTCATGCTGGCACTGGGGTAGCTTTGCTCGGCAAAGCACTGCGCGGCTACGTCAAGAATAGCTTCGCGTTTGAGGTCATGAGATGCGGACTTTGGTCTGGCCATGGGCACATTATGGCGTTGTGCGGCACTCAACAGAATCAGCACCGCCCACGCGCTTGCGTTTACAAAGCAGCCAGGCTACGCGCTCTGAACGAACACCTTAGTCCCGGCTCATACCGGGCATGACGGTAGGCCACACCACGCCGTTGTCATTCAAAATGGCGTCTAACGGCAAGTCATGCGGCTCAGGCGTCAGCTCCGGCAAAAACGCATTGGTAAAGCCCAGCCCAACCGTAAAAGGCTTGGGCTGCAATTGCGCCAGCGTGCGGTCGTAAAAACCACCGCCGTAGCCCAAGCGGTAGCCGCCAGGCCCATAGCCTACGCAGGGCACAAACAACAGCGTAGGTGTCACCACCTCTGTGTCTTTGGGCTTGGGAATGCCATAGGCGTCCTCCTCCATGGGGCAGCCCGGGTGCCACGCCCTGAAGGTCAACGTTTTGTCTTCGCGGTTGATCACGGGCAAACCAATGCGTCGGCTCACAATGGCGTCCACCGCATCGGCCTCTCGCCCCGCCTCTTGCCAGCGAAACAAGGCTGGCAACACGTCAAATTCACCTTTGATGGGCCAATATGCCCCAATCACCGTATCAGTTCGCTCCACCAGCCACACGCGCAGCACACGCTGAAGCCACAATGAGCGCTCTTCGTGGTCTAGCATGTCTTGACGCGCTTGCACCAAATGCTTGCGCCACTGCGCTTTTTCTAAATTGGAAGTAAGCGTGACTTTTTTAGACGACCCATCTTGGTTTGTATTCATCATCAACTCATGTTTTTACGAAATGTCTTGTCATCAATGCGCACACCCAGGCGCTACTGGCTAGCCGCTGCTTGCGGCTTGCTGGGTGCGCCTCTTGCAACACTGGCCGCGCCGGCCAAAGCCGTCGACGGTGCAAACGTATTGATGGACATGCGCACTGCCTACTACCGCAACCAAAGTAGTGCACTGCAAGACATGTTACCCACAATTAAGGGCCACCCCCTGGAGCCACTGGCCGCCTACTGGACGCTCAAATCACGCCTGGAAGAAGCCACCCCAACAGAGGTAAGCGATTTTTACAAGGCGTGGCCAGACAGCTACTACGAAGACCGCCTGCGAAACGACTGGATGTTGCTGCTGGGCAAACGCCAGGAATGGGCCGCGCTCTTGGAAGCGCATCGCCACTTCCGCATGAACGATGACCGCGACATCTCTTGCTACGTCTGGCAAGCCCAGCTGGCTACAGGCCAGGCAGCTGCGTCAGGCGTAGCCCCAGCGCTCACGCCAAAGGCCCTGGTGTCCATGTGGCACCAACAAACAGGAAGCGACCAGGCTTGCCTAAGCGCGGTTGAACAGCTGCTGCGCTTGGGCCTGGTGTCGTCAGACGTCGCGTGGACGCGGGCACGAGACGCAGCCATGTGGGCAGACAAGGCTGCTTTTGTAGATGCTGTTGCACTGGTTGAGCCCAACGCCCGCTTGCAAGCCACACAGCTGTACAACGACCCCAAAGCGTTTTTAAGCGCACGCGCTGCACAGCCCAAGTCACTGAACGGCAACTGGCTAAGCGCCGCCTTGATACGCCTAACCATGCGCGACCTGGACCACTTGCGCGACGTGCTGCCGTTTTGGCTGCCCTACCTCAACGTGTACCAGCAAACATGGGTTAACGCCACTGTAGCCACGCGCGAAGCCATGCGCCTGGAGCCCACCGCCAACGCCACTTTTGCCAACACCCGCAACGACCTGCTCAGCGACAGGCAACTGGCCTGGAAAGTTCGCGCCGCTTTGCGTGCAGCAGACTGGCCACGCGTGCTGCAAACCATTCAGGCCATGCCACTGACATTGGCACAACAGCCTGTGTGGCTTTACTGGCAGGCCCGCGCACTGTCCAACACCAACGCGGCCCATGCAACGCATGCCAACGCCTTGTTGCAGCAAATCGCCTCACCAGATGACTTTTACGGCCAGCTGGCCATGCTGGCACTGGGGCAAACGGTCACAAGCAAACCGTCTGACATATCGCCAAGCCGCGCAGACTATCAATCGGTGGCCAACAACCCCAGCCTGCGCCGCGCGATTGTGGCTTTTGAGTTGGGCCTGCACACTGAAGCAGCGCGTGAGTGGAACTATGCCGTGGCCTTGCACGAGCCAGGCGGCATGCCAGACGGCCAATTACTGGCCAGCGCCGAGTGGGCCTGCAAACTATCCATATGGGACAGATGCATCAACACCGCAACACGCATGCACCACCGCGCAGCCTCACGCTTGCTGTACCCCATGCCGTTTCAAAAGGCTGTTGTCAAACAGTCCAACAGCAAAGGCCTGGACCCTGCCGTGGTGTTTGGCCTGGTGCGACAAGAAAGCCGCTTTGTAACAAACGCCCGCTCTGGCGTGGGTGCCAGTGGTCTCATGCAAATCATGCCCGCCACTGCCAAATGGACCGCTAAAAAAATTGGGCTCAAAGGCTTTAGCACACGCCAGCTCAACGACCAGGTGATCAACTTGACGCTTGGCACCAGTTACCTCAAGCTGTTGCTTGACGACTTTGAGGCCTCATTGCCCATGGCCGCAGCCGCCTACAACGCTGGCCCGCATCGCCCCAGACGCTGGCGCGGCACAGACCCCGACAGCCCCACGCTAGAGGCCGCGATCTGGATAGAAAACATTCCGTTTAGTGAAACGCGGGGTTATGTGCAACACGTACTGGCCAACACGGTCAACTACGCCGCGCGCATTACCAACAAGCCGCAAAGCATTGCCCAACACCTGCCAGCCATTGCCCCACCAAGCAGCGACGCACCAGCCAATGACGAATCCTTGCCTTAACGGGCAAGACCCAGCCACATAGCGCCACCAAAGACCACAGCCGCCCAACACCTTGGCACAAAGGGCTACAGTAGATCTTGTTTGGTTTGCTACTGAGGGTGTTATGAAGCGCGTTGTTGTACTGGGTGGAACTGGGTTTATTGGCCAAAGCTTGTGTGAGCAACTGGCCAGAGCTGGCATCAAGGCAACCGTGCCAACCCGCAGCCCTCAAGCCGGCAAGCGCCTGGCCCATTTGCCCACTGTCACAGTGGTGCAAACAGACGTACACCAACCCGACGCGCTTACCCAATTGCTGGCAGGTCACGATGCCGTGGTGAATTTGGTGGCCATTTTGCATGGCAGCCCAGCGCAGTTTGAACGCACACACGTGCAGCTGGCAGACACCCTGGCCAAGGCCTGTCTGGCCGCCAACGTGCTGCGCGTGGTACACGTCAGCGCCTTGGGTGCCAGTGCTGATGCGCCGTCCGAGTACCAGCGCTCAAAAGCCGCAGGCGAGGCAACGCTGCTGCAACACCCGCAACTGCACACCACCGTGCTGCGCCCAAGCGTGGTGTTTGGCGCACAAGACGCATTTTTAAACCTGTTTGCCGCATTGGTGCGACTCACGCCTGTGCTGCCGCTGGCAGGCGCCGACACCCGCTTTGCCCCAGTGTGGGTGGCAGATGTTGCCAGCGCCATTGTGCAGTCCTTGCGCACACCCCAAAGCGTGGGCCAGGTGGTTGACTGTGTGGGCCCAGACGTCTTCAAGCTGCGCGAACTGGTAAAACTGTGCGCGCGCTGGCAAAACCGGTGGGTGGGTGTGTTGGGCCTGCCGCAAGCACTGGGCATGGTGCAAGCCACCATGCTGGAGTTCGCACCCGGCCCAACCCTCATGAGCCGCGACAACGTGCGCTCTATGCAGGTAGACAACATCGCCAACGCCAACGCCCATACATGGCGCCTCGAGCGCCTAGGCATACAACCGGCCAGCTTGCTGGCGATTGGCCCAACCTACATACGCCCAAGCCGCCAAACACCACAAACACAAAAAAAGCCCCGCTAAGGCTGTAGTACATTGCTCAAACCTTCCTCGACTTTGAAGAGCCCTACCGCCTAAAGCCTTAAGGGCGACAACCAGCCAAATATGCAAGCCATTGAAGTGTATGTAGTAGGCGGCGCGGTACGCGACACCTTGTTGGGCGACGGCGCAGCCTGCGACCTTGACTGGGTGGTAGTCGGTGCCACGCCGCAGTACATGACCACGCTTGGCTTTGTACCTGTGGGCAGCGACTTTCCGGTGTTTTTGCATCCACAAACAGGGCAAGAGTTTGCCCTGGCCAGAACCGAGCGCAAAACCGCCAAGGGCTATCAGGGCTTTAGCTTTTACGCCGCACCTGATGTCACCCTTGCACAAGACTTGGCCAGACGAGACCTCACCGTCAACGCCATGGCCATGGCCGCACCCAGCAACCACCTGGGCGATGCGGGTGCTTGGCGTCACTGGCAACCTGCACCAGACACTGCATTGATTGACCCGTTTAATGGCTTGGCAGACTTGCGCGCTGGTGTGCTTCGCCACGTCAGCGAAGCCTTTGCTGAAGACCCCGTGCGCATTTTGCGCCTGGCCAGATTTGCCGCACGTTGGCCTGCGTTTACCGTGCACAGCCAGACCAACGCTTTAATGCGCAGCATGGTGGACGCTGGCGAAGTAAACGCGCTGGTGGCAGAGCGCGTGTGGCAAGAGCTGTCAAAAGGTCTGATGGCGAGCAAGCCCTCGCGCATGTTTGATGTATTGCGCGGCTGCGGCGCCCTGCAAACCCTGCTGCCTGAGCTAGACCGCTTGTGGGGCGTGCCCCAACGCGCCGACTTCCACCCGGAAATAGACACCGGTGTGCATGCCATGATGGTGATGGACATGAGCGCGCAGCTTGGCGCCGACCTTGCCACGCGCTTTGCCTGCCTGTGCCACGACTTGGGTAAAGGCACCACACCTGCCGATGTGTTGCCACGCCACACAGGCCACGAAATGCGCAGCGTGCACCTGCTCAACAGTGTGGCGCAACGCTTTAAGGTACCCAAAGCCTGCAAAGAGCTGGCCGACGTTGTAGCCAAAGAACACGGCCACATTCACCGCTGTAAAGATTTGTCTGGCCCGGCACTGATTCGCTTGCTTGAGCGCTGCGACGCGTTTCGCAGACCTGAGCGATTTGCATCCGTGTTACTGGCCTGCGAATGCGATGCCCGCGGACGCTTGGGCTTGTCTGAGCAACCCTACGCGCAAGCCGATTGGCTCAAACAACTGCACGCGGCAGCCAGCAGCATAGACACACAAGCCATCGCTCAACAAGCAGCCCAGGCACCTGAGTTTGCCAAGCACAAAGGTGAGTGGATTGCACAACAAATCACCGCGGCACGCGAGGCTGCCATCAAGCCATTGCTGCCGGCGCCTACTCCCCAATAAAAGCGCTGGGCACCAAACGGGCGGGTGTGCACGCCAATCACACCCTTGCCCGCCGGCTTACTTGCTGGCCAGTTGGGCCACCTGGGCCATGAGGGCTGCCATTTGCTGCTTGAGCTTGGCATTCTCTGCGTCTTGTGCCGCCATGCGCGCTTCTTGCATGCTGAGCTGATCCTGCAACGCCACCACTTGCTGGCCTTGGGCTGGTGTGCTTCGGTTAGAGCCGCCCCATGAGTAGCTGAAACCTACGCCCACTGTGGCCTTGCCATTGCTGCCAGTGGCCGCTGCCGCCTTGAAGGTGGTATTGGCACTGAGCCTGTGCTGAAAGCCAATGGCCAATGCGTTCTTGCCGCTGTAGGCTCCCAAGCCTGCCGTAAAGCCACTGTCCGCGCTTGCTGGCAATGCTGGCAATGCTGGCATGCTGGCCATGGCTGCCACATTGGCAATGCCTTGTGTGTTGCCGTCAATGCGCTTGCTGTTGTCGGCTATGCCTTGGCTTAGGCGCTGGTCTACGCTGTCCAGCTGGCCTTTGTTCAAGGCGTCGTAAGCATTCACGGCGTCGCCCACACCACTTAGGCGGGTGCCTGTGATGTATTTGTACTTTGTCACGCCGTTGACGGTTTCACGCATCACACCAATGGCATTGGCTGGCGCGCCTGTTGGCTTGTTGGTTGCTGTGAAGTAGGTCATGCCGTCCACCGCGTTGGTGGTGGATAGCGTGCCGTTGGTGGTGGCTGCCTTGCCGCCTAGGGCGATGTATGACGCATCGTTAAAACCGGTGGCTGGTACGGCTTCGGTACCTGCGTTGTCGGTGTAAATGGTGCTGCCAAAGTTCGCACCGCTGCGGGTGTTGACGCCTGTGATGTCTTAGTCATCAAGAATAAGTGCTGTGGTGGCTGTACCGCCGCGTATGGTGGTTTGGCTGCCTTGGGTGCCGTCGTTGTCGGCGTCGAATACCACTTTGCCGTCACCACGGGTTACGGCTATCTCAGACTTGGAAACGGTGATTTCCGATTTGTCGTCGACGGTATCGGTGGTGGCGTGCAGCGAGGCTTCGGCGGTGGCCCTTTGTCTGCTGTCGGCGCGCCTACTGGAGCGCCGGGCATCGAGGCTCTTTTGGATGGCCTCAATGTCTTGCGTTAGGGTGGTTTCTTTGCCGGTACGTTCACCAATGGTGTCAAGCGCCAAGTCGTTGATCTCGGTCTTGGTGTAAACGTCGGCGCTGTCGGCCTTGGTAGCCAATGCGTCGGTGTTGGCCTTCACGGTGGTACCTAAGGCTGTCACCGTGGAGCTATTGGCTTTGGTGCTTAGCAAAGCGTTAGTTTTGCTTGTGGTGTAAACGGTGGCCTCTGTTGTTCCAACTGTGTCTTTGAGTGTGGCGGTGTCGTTTGAGGCGCTGATGATTTCGTTGACCTGGGCTATTGTGGCGGCGTCGGCGGCCTCTACGCCTTTTGAGACGTTCACAATGCGGCGGGTTGCTGTAGTGTGGTTGGTGGTGTTGCCGCTGCCAACTGATACGACGTTGGTAGCGGTTGCAACGCTGTGTGCCCCCAAAGCCACAGAGCCTTTGCCTTTGGCCGCGCTGTACGCGCCTAATGCGACCGAGTTTAAACCTGTTGCCTGGCTACGCCAGCCCGTGGCAGTTGTGCGGTCTCGTGTCGCACTGCTGAGTTCGCCTGTTGCGGTTGCCCCGACGCCTGACGCGTCGCTGCTGGCGCCGATGGCGGTTGAGTAACCGCCTGTCGATTGGCTGTTGGCGCCGATTGCGGTTATCGAGCCAAAGTCTAAATTACCCGCGTTGGCGCCGAAGCCGTATGCCACAGCATTAGATCCTCTCGTGGTCTGTGCATACGCTGTGCTACCGTAGCTGAGTGCTGCCAGTAGTGCCGCTGGGGCGACCTGACTTAATTTACTGCGAGGTGCGAGGTCATGATTGCAGCCCAAAGGTAACTAAACAAGATCTG
It encodes the following:
- the glmU gene encoding bifunctional UDP-N-acetylglucosamine diphosphorylase/glucosamine-1-phosphate N-acetyltransferase GlmU, producing the protein MSSQSSSSSVTPPQHLPLDVVVMAGGKGTRMRSAKPKVLQLLAGRALLDHVLDCAQGLQARSAVVVTGHQAELVQAAVQARAATLPTQCVLQQPQMGTGHAVQQAIPALADDGLTLVLSGDVPLTQAHTLQALTVLANHNTMALLSVRLANPTGYGRVLRNANGEVQAIVEEKDATDAQRAVTEVYSGIMAVPSKWLKAALGRLTNNNAQGEYYLTDVVAMAVADNLGVAAHCIDHAWQVAGVNSPQQLAELERTYQGLKADALMREGVRLADPARIDIRGHLKVGQDVDIDVNCVFYGDVTIGSNVRIGANCVIANCAIADNAVINPFTHIDGERAGASVGTGALVGPFARLRPGAQLGADVHIGNFVEVKNSSLAAGAKANHLAYLGDAQVGERVNYGAGSITANYDGANKHKTVIEADVHVGSNCVLVAPVTIGAGGTVGAGSTITKDTAPAALSVARGKQLSIANWARPKKT
- a CDS encoding DUF6279 family lipoprotein, whose product is MLFAALLLAGCSAIGLAYQQLPNLSYWWLDDYFDFNSAQSAQVRNGLDRVAQWHQQTQPELYAQLLDQASAMATTNFTAQQACQWLSDATQRANDIAAQVAPLAVPIMASLEPRQLAHYQAYIDQRNAQWRDEQLDGTPQDRLNFRLERSVKQLKRFYGSVTSEQEANVAQLLAASDYQPEQGFERRLANQARVYAWLQDVSGAQADSHAQHAQALQTLWATSMQWPAARQLRWCQQLVDIHNIMTPAQQQTARDTLAAYARDLRDLK
- a CDS encoding MBL fold metallo-hydrolase; amino-acid sequence: MSKAFASQADLDAKTITFEQLSAHCWAYTAEGDPNSGVIIGDDAIMVCDTTATPAMAQDLIANIRTVSDKPIKYVLLTHYHAVRVLGASAYKAEGATEVIASQGTLELIRERGAQDMQSEMERFPRLFQGADSVPGLTWPTLVVGGGNPVAGEVPGAITLDLGGVRVKVWHPGPGHTKGDTIAWVEEEGVLYSGDLVEYEAGVYTGDAQLEEWPATLEALRALNAKALVPGRGQAMKGNADVNKALDYTKRWVQTLFKCGQEAAAQKMDLKAAMAHTRKAMDPVFGHVFIYEHCLPFDVTRAFDEAQGIKHPRIWTAARDKEMWDALQG
- a CDS encoding TetR/AcrR family transcriptional regulator, translated to MARPKSASHDLKREAILDVAAQCFAEQSYPSASMNDIALACGTSKARLYHYYEGKEAILFDLLDRYTQHLLALVGETEARAQRRNLSETEALHELIRVFLTEYENSATRHTSLLADTKFLSPTQFDHIRKRQRDVVAAFTRFLKRAYPKRVTKANETALTMMLFGMINWTFTWLRPGGPLSYANFAEEVVRMIEGGLGEAKHTSA
- a CDS encoding 5-formyltetrahydrofolate cyclo-ligase, producing MNTNQDGSSKKVTLTSNLEKAQWRKHLVQARQDMLDHEERSLWLQRVLRVWLVERTDTVIGAYWPIKGEFDVLPALFRWQEAGREADAVDAIVSRRIGLPVINREDKTLTFRAWHPGCPMEEDAYGIPKPKDTEVVTPTLLFVPCVGYGPGGYRLGYGGGFYDRTLAQLQPKPFTVGLGFTNAFLPELTPEPHDLPLDAILNDNGVVWPTVMPGMSRD
- a CDS encoding lytic transglycosylase domain-containing protein; translation: MFLRNVLSSMRTPRRYWLAAACGLLGAPLATLAAPAKAVDGANVLMDMRTAYYRNQSSALQDMLPTIKGHPLEPLAAYWTLKSRLEEATPTEVSDFYKAWPDSYYEDRLRNDWMLLLGKRQEWAALLEAHRHFRMNDDRDISCYVWQAQLATGQAAASGVAPALTPKALVSMWHQQTGSDQACLSAVEQLLRLGLVSSDVAWTRARDAAMWADKAAFVDAVALVEPNARLQATQLYNDPKAFLSARAAQPKSLNGNWLSAALIRLTMRDLDHLRDVLPFWLPYLNVYQQTWVNATVATREAMRLEPTANATFANTRNDLLSDRQLAWKVRAALRAADWPRVLQTIQAMPLTLAQQPVWLYWQARALSNTNAAHATHANALLQQIASPDDFYGQLAMLALGQTVTSKPSDISPSRADYQSVANNPSLRRAIVAFELGLHTEAAREWNYAVALHEPGGMPDGQLLASAEWACKLSIWDRCINTATRMHHRAASRLLYPMPFQKAVVKQSNSKGLDPAVVFGLVRQESRFVTNARSGVGASGLMQIMPATAKWTAKKIGLKGFSTRQLNDQVINLTLGTSYLKLLLDDFEASLPMAAAAYNAGPHRPRRWRGTDPDSPTLEAAIWIENIPFSETRGYVQHVLANTVNYAARITNKPQSIAQHLPAIAPPSSDAPANDESLP
- a CDS encoding complex I NDUFA9 subunit family protein, with product MKRVVVLGGTGFIGQSLCEQLARAGIKATVPTRSPQAGKRLAHLPTVTVVQTDVHQPDALTQLLAGHDAVVNLVAILHGSPAQFERTHVQLADTLAKACLAANVLRVVHVSALGASADAPSEYQRSKAAGEATLLQHPQLHTTVLRPSVVFGAQDAFLNLFAALVRLTPVLPLAGADTRFAPVWVADVASAIVQSLRTPQSVGQVVDCVGPDVFKLRELVKLCARWQNRWVGVLGLPQALGMVQATMLEFAPGPTLMSRDNVRSMQVDNIANANAHTWRLERLGIQPASLLAIGPTYIRPSRQTPQTQKKPR
- a CDS encoding multifunctional CCA addition/repair protein; the encoded protein is MEVYVVGGAVRDTLLGDGAACDLDWVVVGATPQYMTTLGFVPVGSDFPVFLHPQTGQEFALARTERKTAKGYQGFSFYAAPDVTLAQDLARRDLTVNAMAMAAPSNHLGDAGAWRHWQPAPDTALIDPFNGLADLRAGVLRHVSEAFAEDPVRILRLARFAARWPAFTVHSQTNALMRSMVDAGEVNALVAERVWQELSKGLMASKPSRMFDVLRGCGALQTLLPELDRLWGVPQRADFHPEIDTGVHAMMVMDMSAQLGADLATRFACLCHDLGKGTTPADVLPRHTGHEMRSVHLLNSVAQRFKVPKACKELADVVAKEHGHIHRCKDLSGPALIRLLERCDAFRRPERFASVLLACECDARGRLGLSEQPYAQADWLKQLHAAASSIDTQAIAQQAAQAPEFAKHKGEWIAQQITAAREAAIKPLLPAPTPQ
- a CDS encoding YadA C-terminal domain-containing protein, translated to MTYFTATNKPTGAPANAIGVMRETVNGVTKYKYITGTRLSGVGDAVNAYDALNKGQLDSVDQRLSQGIADNSKRIDGNTQGIANVAAMASMPALPALPASADSGFTAGLGAYSGKNALAIGFQHRLSANTTFKAAAATGSNGKATVGVGFSYSWGGSNRSTPAQGQQVVALQDQLSMQEARMAAQDAENAKLKQQMAALMAQVAQLASK